The following coding sequences are from one Arthrobacter sp. PvP023 window:
- a CDS encoding ABC transporter substrate-binding protein, with product MDKTIKNRQLVNSASRRSFLKLTGAAGVAAAFASSLAACGGPAATTAGASGNTAPVNKDLIIEAGISYALSTGFDPLSSSGATPLAANLHVYEGLVELHPATREPYNALAAEDPKMVSPTTYRVSLRQGAKFHDGTPVTADDVVFSFTRVMDPANKSLFSQFIPFIKEVKAVDAATVEFTLKYAFPGFGPRISVVKVVPKALANFPLGSEQLKAFDAKPVGTGPYKLISAVKDDKIVFEANPDYNGPMPALAKGMTWLLLSDAAARVTAMQSGRVQAIEDVPYLDVDGLKAKATVESVQSFGMLFLMFNCTKGPFSDKRVRQALHYGLDKDSIIKKALFGNAKAASSYFQEGHPDYVKAKNVYSYDAAKAADLLKEASVTSLEFELLTTDTAWVKDVAPLMLESWNKIPGVKVTLKNLQSGALYADRVGKGDYSVVAAPGDPSVFGNDADLLLSWFYAGDTWMKGRANWAATPERAQLVDLMAKAGQSAGDEAKKLTGEIVDLVSEEVPLYPIFHRQLPSAWDSTKLSGFKPLPTTGVSFVGVGRTA from the coding sequence CCTCCGGAAACACGGCACCCGTCAACAAGGACCTCATCATCGAGGCCGGCATCTCCTACGCCCTGTCCACCGGGTTCGATCCGTTGTCCTCCTCAGGCGCCACGCCCCTTGCCGCCAACCTGCACGTCTACGAAGGCCTGGTGGAACTGCACCCGGCCACCCGCGAGCCGTACAACGCACTCGCCGCCGAGGACCCGAAGATGGTCAGCCCCACCACCTACCGGGTGTCCCTTCGCCAGGGCGCCAAGTTCCACGACGGCACCCCGGTCACGGCAGACGACGTCGTCTTCTCGTTCACCCGTGTGATGGATCCGGCAAACAAGTCCCTGTTCTCGCAGTTCATCCCCTTCATCAAGGAAGTCAAGGCCGTTGATGCGGCCACGGTCGAGTTCACCCTCAAGTACGCCTTCCCCGGGTTCGGCCCGCGGATCTCCGTGGTCAAGGTTGTCCCCAAGGCCCTGGCCAACTTCCCGCTGGGCTCGGAACAACTCAAGGCTTTCGACGCCAAGCCGGTGGGCACCGGACCGTACAAACTCATCTCGGCAGTCAAGGACGACAAGATCGTCTTCGAAGCCAACCCTGACTACAACGGCCCCATGCCCGCCCTGGCAAAGGGCATGACCTGGCTGCTGCTCTCCGACGCCGCAGCGCGCGTCACCGCCATGCAGTCCGGCCGCGTGCAGGCAATCGAGGACGTCCCCTACCTGGACGTGGACGGCCTCAAGGCCAAGGCCACCGTGGAATCCGTCCAGTCCTTCGGCATGCTGTTCCTGATGTTCAACTGCACCAAGGGCCCGTTCAGCGACAAGCGCGTCCGCCAGGCCCTGCACTATGGCCTGGACAAGGACTCCATCATCAAGAAGGCCCTGTTCGGCAACGCCAAGGCAGCCAGCTCCTACTTCCAGGAAGGCCACCCGGACTACGTCAAAGCGAAGAACGTCTACTCCTACGACGCCGCCAAAGCCGCGGACCTGCTCAAGGAAGCCAGCGTCACCAGCCTGGAGTTCGAACTGCTGACCACTGACACCGCCTGGGTCAAGGATGTCGCCCCGCTGATGCTCGAGTCCTGGAACAAGATCCCAGGAGTGAAGGTCACACTCAAGAACCTGCAGTCCGGCGCCTTGTACGCGGACCGGGTGGGCAAGGGCGACTACAGCGTGGTTGCGGCTCCGGGCGACCCCTCGGTCTTCGGAAACGACGCCGACCTGCTGCTGAGCTGGTTCTACGCCGGGGACACCTGGATGAAGGGCCGCGCCAACTGGGCTGCCACCCCGGAACGCGCGCAGCTCGTGGATCTGATGGCCAAAGCCGGGCAGTCCGCCGGGGACGAGGCCAAGAAGCTGACCGGCGAAATCGTCGACCTGGTTTCCGAGGAAGTGCCCCTGTACCCGATCTTCCACCGCCAGCTCCCCAGCGCGTGGGATTCCACCAAACTCAGTGGCTTCAAGCCGCTGCCCACCACCGGCGTCTCGTTCGTCGGCGTCGGCCGCACGGCCTAG
- a CDS encoding ABC transporter permease, which translates to MVTILRLLGRRLAALPLMILGITLLVFLVLQAAPGDQASSALGEGASEEAKEQYRQDNGLNDPLFLQYLGFLAKLLRFDLGVTTPPAKSVATMIGSAFPLTLQLTLFGVLIAVVLSLAFGIVGALYRDKWQDQLVRVFSIAAVATPSFWLGILLIQWFALGSSPMFPSGGIATPESGFGGWLNSMALPALALGIPVSASLIRVVRTSMVEELDRDYVRTAIGNGVPYREVVSRNVLRNALVTPVTVLGLRIGYLLGGAVVIEMIFALPGMGQLILNGITNLDVNLVQGVVLTISVTFVLVNIAVDLLYLLINPRIRTV; encoded by the coding sequence TTGGTCACGATATTGCGTCTGCTCGGCCGAAGGCTCGCAGCACTGCCCCTGATGATTCTGGGCATCACCTTGCTGGTGTTCCTGGTCCTGCAGGCCGCACCCGGCGACCAGGCCAGCAGCGCCCTCGGTGAGGGCGCCAGCGAGGAAGCCAAGGAACAGTACCGGCAGGACAACGGCCTGAACGACCCGTTGTTCCTGCAGTACCTGGGCTTCCTCGCCAAGCTGCTCCGCTTTGACCTGGGAGTCACCACTCCCCCGGCGAAGTCGGTGGCCACCATGATCGGTTCGGCCTTCCCCCTGACCCTTCAGTTGACGCTGTTTGGCGTGCTCATCGCCGTCGTGCTGTCGTTGGCCTTCGGAATCGTCGGGGCTCTTTACCGGGACAAGTGGCAGGACCAGCTGGTGCGGGTGTTCTCAATCGCGGCGGTCGCCACGCCGTCGTTCTGGCTTGGCATCCTGCTGATCCAGTGGTTCGCCCTCGGTTCCAGCCCGATGTTCCCCTCGGGCGGCATCGCGACGCCGGAATCCGGCTTTGGCGGCTGGCTCAACTCGATGGCCCTCCCGGCCCTCGCCCTCGGCATCCCGGTCTCGGCGTCCCTCATCCGCGTGGTCCGCACCTCGATGGTGGAGGAACTGGACCGGGACTACGTCCGCACAGCCATCGGCAACGGCGTGCCCTACCGCGAAGTGGTGTCCCGGAACGTGCTGCGGAACGCCCTGGTCACACCGGTGACCGTGCTGGGGCTCAGGATCGGCTACCTGCTGGGCGGCGCCGTCGTGATTGAAATGATCTTTGCCCTCCCCGGCATGGGCCAGCTGATCCTCAACGGCATCACCAACCTCGACGTCAACCTGGTGCAGGGGGTAGTGCTGACCATCTCGGTCACCTTTGTCCTGGTGAACATCGCCGTCGACCTTCTCTACCTGCTCATCAACCCCCGAATCAGGACGGTCTGA